A stretch of Maniola hyperantus chromosome 15, iAphHyp1.2, whole genome shotgun sequence DNA encodes these proteins:
- the LOC117988966 gene encoding myb-like protein X, translated as MIRHSRRKLGSRNYKNYTQEMLDLAVDLVKKKNITSLEAEKRFLIPRRTIENKVKGLHMKSPGAQLRLSDSEEKDIVDVLIAAADFGSPLSRLDLRIVIFEYLNKNRRSCLFSGKIPGKWWVRHFLRRHKDALTERAVQNIKKARAEKTVVEFTNYFSNLEGTLINVPPQNILNYDETNLSDNPGSTKCIFKRKIKYPERILNHSKGNISIMFAASADGSLLPLYTVYKSEHLWSAWCVGGPPEARFNRTKSGWFDATVFEDWFRCVVIPWATKFDGPKVIIGDNLSSHLNVTILRLCEKHDIRFAFLPANSTHITQPLDVAYFGPLKKIWRRILTDYKIKNPSEAQINKTHFPILLKELLAEIQTCNKDNIKSGFKATGIVPFNPQKVLRKLPDYEEEIKYKIDTALLDFLKKTKAPDPLKKTTANKKMKLEPGCSISSQDAEKLMCGTKTRQKTATKKSNEPKTNEKHVTILSDVRFLPENQAYIDVKQCSSLDLKRIDAKSKLSLKKKETENINPYENPVPSTSGTCNVVKRKIPKRKQTQTKKPKDNNYDSDEENEDNYSLRDTSDEEIIMSEDEDIALCTILKHSKKYETDYHISTTLPDIGDMELSFDVETEKEKFQEFYIDEIEQYENKETDLLEIQNDHLKIDETNIENKKTDKDKKKQGILLNIEEAEMNLNEKTKTIDNSDMDEIKTIENENSNERKEEGSVILEMNEIGIKEKTDNESENLNMDQFKIKEKTYDQDSKYMDVNFVSEDKIAENLDLCKNEKTDNNNHKEEGVISEIYENENQNSIYEEQRSVLVRYYIRNNWKYFVGFIEKVDVQQRETYYSINFLKTVKKPNLRFIVCKRDRDVVPSSSIVKAVKLHSVKENREYFIEECDDHYF; from the coding sequence aTGATTCGTCATAGTCGCCGAAAACTAGGATCGAGAAACTATAAAAACTACACCCAGGAAATGCTAGACTTAGCAGTAGatcttgtaaaaaaaaagaatataactTCATTGGAAGCTGAAAAAAGATTTCTTATACCTCGACGTACGATAGAGAATAAAGTGAAGGGACTCCATATGAAATCTCCAGGTGCTCAGTTGCGCCTGAGTGACTCCGAGGAAAAGGACATCGTGGATGTTTTGATAGCCGCTGCCGATTTTGGTTCCCCATTATCACGACTAGATCTACGCATAGTGATATTtgaatatctgaataaaaatcgtCGCTCTTGCCTATTTTCCGGTAAAATACCAGGTAAATGGTGGGTTAGACATTTTTTAAGAAGACACAAGGATGCACTGACGGAGCGAGCAGTTCAAAACATTAAGAAAGCACGAGCAGAGAAAACTGTagttgaatttacaaattatttcaGTAATCTTGAAGGCACACTAATAAACGTCCCTCCACAAAATATCTTGAATTACGACGAAACTAACTTGTCCGACAATCCGGGTTCaacaaaatgtattttcaaaCGCAAAATTAAATATCCCGAAAGAATATTAAATCACTCAAAAGGCAATATTTCAATAATGTTTGCAGCGAGTGCAGATGGGTCTTTATTACCTCTTTACACAGTATACAAATCCGAACATTTGTGGTCTGCATGGTGCGTCGGAGGGCCACCAGAAGCCAGATTTAATAGAACCAAGTCAGGTTGGTTCGATGCTACAGTTTTTGAAGATTGGTTCAGGTGTGTCGTCATTCCATGGGCTACTAAGTTTGATGGACCCAAAGTTATTATTGGCGACAATTTGTCGAGCCATCTGAATGTGACTATTTTAAGACTTTGCGAAAAGCACGATATACGATTTGCTTTTTTACCAGCGAACAGTACCCATATAACACAGCCATTAGACGTAGCCTATTTTGGACCTCTAAAAAAAATCTGGCGAAGAATCTTAAcagactataaaataaaaaatccatcCGAggctcaaataaataaaactcacttTCCTATATTGCTGAAGGAGTTACTGGCAGAAATCCAAACGTGTAATAAAGATAACATTAAATCAGGTTTTAAGGCCACGGGCATCGTTCCATTTAACCCTCAAAAAGTCCTTAGGAAACTGCCAGATTAtgaagaagaaataaaatacaaaatagacACAGCACTTcttgattttttgaaaaaaaccaaAGCCCCAGATCCCCTTAAGAAAACAACAGCgaacaaaaaaatgaaattagaaCCCGGATGCTCCATTTCATCTCAAGATGCAGAAAAACTTATGTGTGGAACAAAAACAAGACAAAAAACAGCAACTAAAAAGtcaaatgaaccaaaaactaaTGAAAAACATGTAACAATTTTATCAGATGTTCGATTTTTACCAGAAAACCAAGCTTATATTGATGTGAAACAATGTAGCTCACTCGATTTAAAAAGAATTGATGCAAAATCTAAGCTCTCTCTGAAAAAGAAGGAAACGGAAAATATAAATCCGTATGAAAATCCAGTACCATCTACTTCCGGGACCTGTAATGTGGTCAAAAGGAAAATtccaaaaagaaaacaaactcaaacaaaaaaaccaaaagataataattatgatagtGACGAGGAAAATGAAGATAATTATTCACTACGAGATACCTCAGATGAAGAAATCATTATGTCTGAAGATGAAGACATAGCTTTATGTACCATTTTAAAACACAGTAAAAAATATGAGACTGATTATCATATTAGTACAACATTGCCAGATATAGGTGATATGGAACTTTCTTTTGATGTAGAAACTGAAAAGGAAAAATTTCAAGAATTTTATATTGATGAAATTGAACAGTATGAAAACAAAGAGACTGATTTACTTGAAATACAGAATGATCATTTGAAGATAGATGAAACTAATATAGAAAACAAAAAGACTGATAAAGATAAAAAGAAACAAGGTATATTATTGAACATAGAAGAAGCAGAAATGAATCTAAAtgaaaaaactaaaacaattGATAACTCAGATATGGACGAAATTAAAACAATAGAAAATGAAAATTCAAATGAACGAAAAGAAGAAGGAAGTGTGATCTTGGAAATGAACGAAATTGGAATAAAGGAAAAGACTGATAATGAAAGTGAGAACCTGAATATGgaccaatttaaaataaaagaaaaaacttatgATCAGGACAGTAAATATATGGATGTGAACTTTGTTTCAGAAGATAAAATAGCTGAAAATCTTGATCTGTGCAAAAATGAAAagactgataataataatcataaagaAGAAGGTGTCATCTCAGAAATATACGAAAATGAaaatcaaaactcaatttatgaAGAACAAAGAAGCGTTTTAGTTAGATACTATATCCGCAATAACTGGAAATATTTTGTAGGATTCATAGAAAAAGTAGATGTACAACAAAGAGAAACATATTAttcaataaattttttaaaaactgttaaaAAGCCCAATTTAAGATTTATCGTTTGCAAAAGAGATCGTGATGTCGTACCGTCTTCATCTATTGTTAAAGCTGTTAAGTTAcattcggtgaaggaaaaccgcGAATACTTCATTGAGGAATGCGATGATCATTATTTCTAA